From the genome of Candidatus Tectomicrobia bacterium, one region includes:
- a CDS encoding TfoX/Sxy family protein, whose translation MAYDEKLAARVRRALAGRRGIEEKKMFGGLTFMLRGHMCCGVLKDDLILRVGPGRAARALRSPHARPFDFTGRPMTGIVAVAPSGCRAAALRRWLALAEDFASSLPPK comes from the coding sequence ATGGCCTATGACGAGAAGCTGGCCGCGCGCGTCCGCCGGGCGCTCGCGGGGCGCAGGGGCATCGAGGAGAAGAAGATGTTCGGGGGCCTGACCTTCATGCTCCGGGGCCACATGTGCTGCGGGGTGCTGAAGGACGACCTCATCCTGCGGGTGGGGCCCGGGCGGGCGGCCCGGGCGCTGCGCTCGCCCCACGCCCGGCCCTTCGACTTCACGGGCAGGCCCATGACGGGCATCGTCGCGGTCGCCCCTTCCGGCTGCCGCGCCGCCGCCCTCAGGCGCTGGCTGGCGCTCGCCGAGGACTTCGCCTCTTCCCTGCCCCCGAAGTGA
- a CDS encoding SRPBCC domain-containing protein gives MPALPARALHTLRLVRTFEAPRERVFRAWTDPEALKEWYGPDGWSTPSAEVDLRAGGGYRITMKGPEGEEIRLSGTFREVRPPERLVYTWNWEKFHLDLGGLGETLVTVEFHERGGATELILTHERFPRAETRDLHGGGWASTLDCLAEYLG, from the coding sequence GTGCCCGCTCTCCCGGCCCGCGCCCTCCACACCCTGCGCCTCGTCCGCACCTTCGAGGCGCCGCGCGAGAGGGTCTTCCGCGCCTGGACCGACCCCGAGGCGCTGAAGGAGTGGTACGGGCCGGACGGGTGGTCCACCCCCAGCGCGGAGGTGGACCTCCGGGCGGGAGGCGGCTACCGGATCACCATGAAGGGCCCGGAAGGCGAGGAGATCCGCCTGAGCGGGACCTTCCGGGAGGTCCGGCCGCCGGAGCGGCTCGTCTACACCTGGAATTGGGAGAAATTCCACCTCGACCTCGGCGGCTTGGGGGAAACGCTGGTCACGGTTGAATTTCACGAGCGGGGCGGCGCCACGGAGCTGATCCTCACGCACGAGCGGTTCCCCCGCGCCGAAACCCGCGATCTGCACGGGGGGGGCTGGGCGAGCACCCTCGATTGCCTGGCGGAATACCTGGGCTGA
- a CDS encoding winged helix-turn-helix transcriptional regulator → MPPALDRTFAALADPTRRAILARLAQGEASVTALAAPFRMSLPAVSKHLRVLERAGLVGRSREGRVHRLRLEASPLREAEAWIARYRRFWEAQFDALARYLEETAEEPHAPEPPFEPKPPSAPSPPAGGKRRRRRG, encoded by the coding sequence ATGCCCCCCGCCCTCGACCGCACCTTCGCCGCCCTGGCCGACCCCACCCGGCGGGCCATCCTCGCCCGCCTCGCCCAGGGGGAGGCCAGCGTCACCGCGCTCGCCGCCCCCTTCCGCATGTCGCTCCCGGCCGTCTCGAAGCACCTGCGGGTGCTCGAGCGGGCGGGGCTCGTGGGGCGCAGCCGGGAGGGCCGGGTCCACCGCCTGCGCCTGGAGGCCTCGCCCCTGCGCGAGGCGGAGGCGTGGATCGCCCGCTACCGCCGCTTCTGGGAGGCGCAGTTCGACGCCCTCGCCCGCTACCTGGAGGAGACGGCGGAGGAGCCTCATGCGCCGGAGCCCCCATTTGAGCCCAAGCCGCCCTCCGCCCCCTCGCCGCCCGCCGGGGGAAAGCGCCGGCGGAGGCGCGGATAA
- a CDS encoding CocE/NonD family hydrolase gives MRIDWDVPIQMDDKVVLRADVYRPIKGGKYPVIMTYGPYGKWLHFEDLYTDQWRRMAEEHPDVPSGSTNKYQNWEVVDPEKWVPDGYAVVRVDSRGAGRSPGLLDIWSAREAKDFHDCIEWGAKQPWSSGKVGLNGISYYAMNQWQVAALQPPHLAAICIWEGAADYYRDLSHHGGILCTFGRTWFPSQVIRVQHGKGSRGYRSRMNGDWVAGPAELTEEQLGASRRDFYPDCVSNPLATDGYWTSRMPDWSKVQVPLLSAGNWGGQGLHPRGNIEGFVRSASRQKWLEMHGIEHWTHFYTDYGVSLQKKFFGHFLKGEKTGWDKQPKVVLQVRHPGEKFAERAEGEWPLKRTKWTKFYLDPAGAALTTKAGASGKVSYGGLGEGVTFLTAPLKEDTEITGPIAAKLFVSSSTRDADLFLILRAFDPNMKEITFMGALDPHTPIAQGWLRASHRKLDKELSLPWRPYHTHDEVQPLKPGQVYELDVEVWVTSIVVPAGHRIGLTVRGKDYEWPGGGAKGLGTLGEVFTGVGPFKHDDPQDRPPEVFGGKVTIHAGKGRASHILLPVIPAKRGK, from the coding sequence ATGCGGATCGACTGGGACGTTCCGATCCAGATGGACGACAAGGTGGTGCTCCGGGCCGACGTCTACCGGCCGATCAAGGGCGGCAAGTACCCCGTCATCATGACCTACGGCCCCTACGGCAAGTGGCTCCACTTCGAGGACCTCTACACCGACCAGTGGCGCCGGATGGCGGAGGAGCACCCGGACGTGCCCTCGGGCTCCACGAACAAGTACCAGAACTGGGAGGTGGTGGACCCCGAGAAGTGGGTGCCGGACGGCTACGCGGTGGTGCGGGTGGATTCGCGCGGGGCGGGCCGCTCGCCGGGGCTGCTGGACATCTGGTCGGCCCGCGAGGCGAAGGATTTCCACGACTGCATCGAGTGGGGCGCCAAGCAGCCCTGGAGCAGCGGGAAGGTGGGGCTCAACGGCATCTCCTACTACGCCATGAACCAGTGGCAGGTGGCGGCGCTCCAGCCCCCCCACCTCGCGGCCATCTGCATCTGGGAGGGCGCGGCGGACTACTACCGCGACCTGAGCCACCACGGCGGCATCCTGTGCACCTTCGGCCGCACCTGGTTCCCCTCCCAGGTCATCCGGGTCCAGCACGGCAAGGGCTCGCGCGGCTACCGCAGCCGCATGAACGGGGACTGGGTGGCCGGCCCGGCCGAGCTGACCGAGGAGCAGTTGGGCGCCAGCCGCCGGGACTTCTACCCGGACTGCGTGAGCAACCCCCTCGCCACGGACGGCTACTGGACCTCCCGCATGCCCGACTGGTCGAAGGTCCAGGTGCCCCTCCTCTCGGCCGGGAACTGGGGCGGCCAGGGCCTCCACCCGCGCGGGAACATTGAGGGCTTCGTGCGCTCGGCCTCCCGGCAGAAGTGGCTCGAGATGCACGGCATCGAGCACTGGACCCACTTCTACACCGACTACGGGGTCAGCCTTCAGAAGAAGTTCTTCGGCCACTTCCTGAAGGGCGAGAAGACGGGCTGGGACAAGCAGCCCAAGGTGGTGCTCCAGGTGCGCCACCCGGGCGAGAAGTTCGCCGAGCGCGCCGAGGGCGAGTGGCCCTTGAAGCGCACCAAGTGGACCAAGTTCTACCTCGACCCGGCCGGCGCGGCCCTGACCACCAAGGCGGGCGCCTCGGGGAAGGTGAGCTACGGCGGCCTGGGCGAGGGCGTGACCTTCCTGACGGCGCCCCTGAAGGAAGACACCGAGATCACCGGCCCCATCGCGGCCAAGCTCTTCGTCTCCTCCTCCACCCGGGACGCCGACCTCTTCCTCATCCTGCGGGCCTTCGACCCGAACATGAAGGAGATCACCTTCATGGGGGCGCTCGATCCCCACACCCCCATCGCCCAGGGCTGGCTCCGGGCCTCCCACCGCAAGCTCGACAAGGAGCTCTCGCTCCCCTGGCGGCCCTACCACACCCACGACGAGGTGCAGCCCCTCAAGCCCGGGCAGGTCTACGAGCTCGACGTCGAGGTGTGGGTCACCTCCATCGTGGTGCCGGCCGGCCACCGCATCGGCCTGACCGTGCGGGGGAAGGACTACGAGTGGCCGGGCGGGGGCGCCAAGGGGCTGGGGACGCTGGGCGAGGTCTTCACCGGGGTCGGGCCCTTCAAGCACGACGACCCCCAGGACCGCCCGCCCGAGGTCTTCGGAGGCAAGGTCACGATCCACGCCGGGAAGGGCCGGGCCAGCCACATCCTGCTGCCCGTCATCCCGGCCAAGCGGGGAAAGTAG
- a CDS encoding amidase, translating to MTDLYRLPVRELTALYRAGKASPVEAARAALDRIRAWDGAVNAFCLVDEEGALASARASEERWRRGEPLGPLDGVPATIKDLVLARGWPTRRGSKTADEAPAGEDAPPTARLREGGAVLLGKTTTPELGWKGVTDSPLTGVTRNPWDTRMTPGGSSGGAAAACALGMGALHLGTDAGGSIRIPAGFTGVFGFKPSFGRVPTHPPNPNHTLAHAGPMTRTVEDAALMLNALARPDARDWFALPYEARDYREGLEDGVSGLRVAFSPSLGGAEVDAEVAERVASAAWAFEELGARVEEADPGLGDAERIFWTIYFAAAATLVGGIPREKHALMDPGLIEAARMGSGIRLEDYVRASVPERAALGRKMKLFHQGWDLLLTPMLPIPAFEAGREAPGEGEPGRWVKWTPFTYPFNLTGQPACSVPCGFTSKGLPAGLQIVGPMHRDALVLRAARAFERARPFKMPEGAREG from the coding sequence ATGACCGACCTCTACCGCCTCCCGGTGAGGGAGCTGACCGCCCTCTACCGGGCGGGCAAGGCCTCCCCCGTCGAGGCGGCGCGCGCGGCGCTGGATCGCATCCGGGCCTGGGACGGGGCGGTCAACGCCTTCTGCCTGGTGGACGAAGAGGGGGCGCTCGCCTCGGCCCGCGCCTCGGAAGAAAGGTGGCGGCGCGGGGAGCCCCTCGGGCCCCTGGACGGGGTGCCCGCCACCATCAAGGACCTGGTGCTCGCCCGGGGCTGGCCCACCCGGCGCGGGAGCAAGACGGCGGACGAGGCGCCGGCCGGGGAGGACGCGCCTCCCACCGCCCGCCTGCGCGAGGGCGGGGCCGTCCTCCTCGGGAAGACCACCACCCCCGAGCTCGGCTGGAAGGGGGTGACGGACTCCCCCCTCACCGGCGTCACCCGCAACCCCTGGGACACCCGCATGACCCCGGGCGGGAGCAGCGGGGGGGCCGCCGCGGCCTGCGCCCTGGGGATGGGGGCACTCCACCTCGGCACCGACGCCGGGGGCTCCATCCGCATCCCGGCGGGCTTCACCGGGGTCTTCGGCTTCAAGCCCAGCTTCGGTCGCGTCCCCACCCATCCCCCCAACCCCAACCACACCCTCGCCCACGCGGGCCCCATGACCCGCACCGTGGAGGACGCGGCGCTGATGCTCAACGCCCTCGCCCGGCCGGACGCGCGGGACTGGTTCGCCCTCCCCTATGAGGCGCGGGACTACCGCGAGGGCCTGGAGGATGGAGTCTCGGGGCTCAGGGTCGCCTTCAGCCCCTCGCTGGGCGGGGCGGAGGTGGACGCTGAGGTGGCTGAGAGAGTGGCCTCGGCCGCCTGGGCCTTCGAGGAATTGGGCGCCCGGGTCGAGGAGGCCGACCCGGGGCTGGGCGATGCCGAGCGCATCTTCTGGACCATCTACTTCGCCGCCGCGGCCACCCTCGTCGGGGGCATCCCCCGGGAGAAGCACGCCCTCATGGACCCCGGCCTCATCGAGGCGGCGCGCATGGGGTCCGGCATCCGCCTCGAGGACTACGTGCGGGCCTCGGTCCCCGAGCGCGCGGCCCTCGGGCGCAAGATGAAGCTCTTCCACCAGGGCTGGGACCTGCTCTTGACCCCCATGCTCCCCATCCCCGCCTTCGAGGCGGGCCGGGAGGCGCCCGGGGAGGGCGAGCCCGGCCGCTGGGTGAAGTGGACCCCCTTCACCTACCCCTTCAACCTCACCGGCCAGCCCGCCTGCTCCGTCCCCTGCGGCTTCACCTCGAAGGGCCTCCCCGCCGGGCTCCAGATCGTGGGCCCCATGCACCGGGACGCCCTCGTCCTGCGCGCCGCCCGCGCCTTCGAGCGCGCGAGGCCGTTCAAGATGCCCGAGGGGGCGAGGGAGGGGTAG
- a CDS encoding DinB family protein, with translation MNAADLIAKTLELNSQALVSKALDGLTDEDLLKQPGKDSNPTGWLLWHMTRTEDGLIAQLAGKPQVWAGDGWEKRIPLPAGTNDSGFGHTMEQVRAFRAKKQDLLDYAQAVRKNTLALLPSVPPEAFDRKLESPPNPAVQTAGDFMAVLLLDYSHHAGQICYLRGHFKGHGWLGF, from the coding sequence ATGAACGCCGCGGACCTCATCGCCAAGACCCTTGAGCTGAACAGCCAGGCCCTCGTGAGCAAGGCCCTCGACGGCCTCACCGACGAGGACCTCCTCAAGCAGCCCGGCAAGGACTCCAACCCCACCGGCTGGCTCCTCTGGCACATGACCCGCACCGAGGACGGCCTCATCGCCCAGCTCGCCGGCAAGCCCCAGGTCTGGGCCGGGGACGGATGGGAGAAGCGCATTCCCCTCCCGGCCGGCACCAACGACAGCGGCTTCGGGCACACCATGGAGCAGGTGCGGGCCTTCCGGGCCAAGAAACAGGATCTCCTCGACTACGCCCAGGCGGTGCGGAAGAACACCCTCGCCCTCCTGCCCTCCGTCCCCCCCGAGGCCTTCGACCGGAAGCTGGAGAGCCCGCCCAACCCGGCCGTCCAGACGGCGGGGGACTTCATGGCCGTCCTGCTCCTCGACTACTCCCACCACGCCGGCCAGATCTGCTACCTCCGGGGCCACTTCAAGGGCCACGGCTGGCTCGGGTTCTGA
- a CDS encoding gamma-glutamyltransferase produces the protein MAFRHRLPDGREYICHRPQVAGRRAMVASGHHLATQAGLRVLDRGGNAVDAGVAAGLCMSVLLTDMISFLGVAPIILYLAKERRVVTISGLGRWPRAVSIQWFREKWGGEIPPGVARCLVPAAADAWLTALEKYGTMRFADVAADAIELAGRGFPMHHFMHEHIAGARENYHRFPENRPVYFPDGDLVPVGAPVLHRDLAGTYERMARAEAKASSRPAGVRAARDEIYKGETARRIVDFIQKNGGAMTLEDLAGFHVGEEPPVVSSYKGHEIHACGPWCQGLTLPQALNLLERVDLRALGHNRPASLHALFSAFDLTFADRHAFLGDPEFVEVPAEGLLSKGYAAERAKLMERAEAFGGMPPAGDPWAFQKGQKGNGRRAADFNLKETAGAGAFEQDTSFCTAVDAEGNAFAATPSDGSGDVPIFPGVGASVSGRGSQSWLDEAHPSSVQPWKRPRLTPAPALVLKDGEFYMTLGTPGGDVQPQAMAQVFLNIAEFGMAPQMAVEAPRGATFNFPNSFWPHEYKPGRAVVEQSIEREAGAELRERGYKLDTWPDFGWRPGSVCCILRDPKTGFLLGGADPRRESYAAGW, from the coding sequence ATGGCCTTCCGCCACCGCCTGCCCGACGGACGCGAGTACATCTGCCACAGGCCCCAGGTCGCGGGCCGCCGCGCCATGGTGGCCTCGGGCCACCATCTCGCCACCCAGGCCGGGCTCAGGGTCCTCGACCGGGGCGGCAACGCCGTGGACGCGGGTGTGGCGGCGGGGCTGTGCATGAGCGTGCTGCTGACCGACATGATCTCCTTCCTGGGGGTGGCCCCCATCATCCTCTACCTGGCGAAGGAGCGCCGCGTCGTGACCATCAGCGGCCTGGGGCGCTGGCCCCGGGCGGTTTCCATCCAATGGTTCCGGGAGAAGTGGGGGGGCGAGATCCCGCCCGGCGTCGCCCGCTGCTTGGTGCCCGCGGCGGCGGACGCCTGGCTCACGGCGCTGGAAAAATACGGGACCATGCGCTTCGCGGACGTGGCGGCGGACGCCATCGAGCTGGCGGGCCGGGGCTTCCCCATGCACCACTTCATGCACGAGCACATCGCCGGGGCGCGGGAGAATTATCACCGCTTCCCGGAGAACCGCCCCGTCTACTTCCCGGACGGCGATCTCGTGCCGGTGGGGGCGCCCGTCCTGCACCGCGACCTGGCCGGGACCTACGAGCGCATGGCGCGGGCGGAGGCGAAGGCCTCCTCGCGCCCGGCCGGGGTCCGCGCCGCCCGGGACGAGATCTACAAGGGGGAGACGGCGCGCCGCATCGTGGACTTCATCCAGAAGAACGGGGGCGCCATGACGCTGGAGGACCTGGCCGGGTTCCACGTGGGGGAGGAGCCGCCCGTGGTCTCGTCCTACAAGGGGCACGAAATCCACGCCTGCGGCCCCTGGTGCCAGGGGCTCACACTCCCCCAGGCACTCAACCTCCTGGAGCGGGTGGACCTCCGGGCGCTGGGCCACAACCGCCCGGCCAGCCTCCACGCGCTCTTCTCCGCCTTCGACCTCACCTTCGCCGACCGCCACGCCTTCCTCGGGGACCCCGAGTTCGTGGAGGTGCCGGCGGAGGGCCTCCTCTCCAAGGGCTACGCCGCCGAGCGGGCGAAGCTCATGGAGCGGGCGGAGGCCTTCGGGGGGATGCCCCCGGCGGGGGACCCCTGGGCCTTCCAGAAGGGCCAGAAGGGGAACGGGCGGCGGGCCGCTGACTTCAACTTAAAAGAGACGGCGGGGGCGGGCGCCTTCGAGCAGGACACCTCCTTCTGCACCGCCGTGGACGCCGAGGGCAACGCCTTCGCCGCCACCCCCTCGGACGGGAGCGGGGACGTGCCCATCTTCCCGGGCGTGGGGGCCTCGGTCTCGGGGCGGGGCTCCCAGAGCTGGCTGGACGAGGCGCACCCGAGCTCGGTCCAGCCCTGGAAGCGCCCCCGCCTCACCCCCGCCCCGGCCCTCGTCCTGAAAGACGGAGAGTTCTACATGACCCTCGGCACCCCGGGCGGGGACGTGCAGCCCCAGGCCATGGCCCAGGTCTTCCTCAACATCGCCGAGTTCGGGATGGCCCCCCAGATGGCGGTCGAGGCCCCCCGCGGCGCCACCTTCAACTTCCCCAACTCCTTCTGGCCCCACGAGTACAAGCCGGGCCGGGCCGTGGTGGAGCAGAGCATCGAGCGCGAGGCCGGGGCGGAGCTCCGGGAGCGGGGCTACAAGCTCGACACGTGGCCCGACTTCGGCTGGCGCCCCGGGAGCGTCTGCTGCATCCTCCGCGACCCCAAGACGGGATTCTTGCTGGGCGGGGCGGACCCCAGAAGGGAATCGTACGCGGCGGGGTGGTAG
- a CDS encoding SRPBCC domain-containing protein, whose protein sequence is MPASPAGIHLRLTRTFEAPREKVFRAWTDPEALKRWWGPADFDCIEAQSDPRPGGRYRITVREREKGEVYTVLGEYREVEPPARLVYTWRWGHWDAAAEESLVTVEFHARGASTELTLVHERFPDEGTRDQHSQGWASTLGCLAEYLGG, encoded by the coding sequence ATGCCCGCCTCCCCGGCCGGCATCCACCTCCGGCTCACGCGGACCTTCGAGGCGCCGCGCGAAAAAGTCTTCCGCGCCTGGACCGACCCGGAGGCGCTGAAGCGCTGGTGGGGACCCGCCGACTTCGACTGCATCGAGGCCCAGAGCGACCCGCGCCCGGGGGGCCGCTACCGCATCACCGTCCGGGAGAGGGAGAAGGGCGAGGTCTACACCGTCCTCGGCGAGTACCGGGAGGTCGAGCCCCCCGCCCGCCTTGTCTACACCTGGCGCTGGGGGCACTGGGACGCGGCCGCGGAGGAGAGCCTCGTCACCGTCGAGTTTCACGCGCGGGGCGCCTCCACCGAGCTCACCCTCGTCCACGAGCGCTTCCCGGACGAGGGCACGCGCGACCAGCACAGCCAGGGCTGGGCGAGCACCCTCGGCTGCCTGGCGGAATACCTGGGCGGATGA
- a CDS encoding DinB family protein has protein sequence MYTAPDVVAKTLELNSNLVRMALEGLSDEEFLQQPKADCNPIAWLLWHMTRVEDSILSRFSGEPQVWIEGGWHERIQAPGGAEDAGMGNKMEQVCAFRAGKEDLLAYAEAVRQNTQDILPAISTEMLTAKVENPPSPAVQRQGDFLSILLTDYSHHAGQICYLRGYIKGAGWLPF, from the coding sequence ATGTATACCGCCCCGGACGTCGTCGCCAAGACCCTGGAGCTCAACTCCAACCTCGTCCGCATGGCCCTCGAAGGCCTGAGCGACGAGGAGTTCCTCCAGCAGCCCAAGGCGGACTGCAACCCCATCGCCTGGCTCCTCTGGCACATGACCCGCGTCGAGGACTCCATCCTCTCCCGCTTCAGCGGCGAGCCCCAGGTCTGGATCGAGGGGGGCTGGCACGAGCGCATCCAGGCACCCGGCGGCGCCGAGGACGCCGGCATGGGGAACAAGATGGAGCAGGTCTGCGCCTTCCGGGCCGGGAAGGAAGACCTCCTCGCCTACGCCGAGGCCGTGCGCCAAAACACCCAGGACATCCTCCCCGCCATCTCCACCGAGATGCTCACGGCGAAGGTGGAGAACCCGCCCTCCCCCGCCGTCCAGCGGCAGGGCGATTTCCTCAGCATCCTGCTCACCGACTACTCCCACCACGCGGGCCAGATCTGCTACCTCCGCGGCTACATCAAGGGGGCCGGCTGGCTGCCGTTCTAG
- a CDS encoding M50 family metallopeptidase translates to MRKILLRPLAWMGGLLLLPACWALAEALAAAAPGAFLHRGGGEPGFLLSPGGWAFLAGALAYLAWHRLRPPEFLYTFAHEFTHLAFALLMGKKVSRFEVSRADGKVALSGTNFLITLAPYFFPLLAALALAAGALAGRVAGSPWVDRATAFAVGLALSFHLTMTLRVLRSAQPDIARGGRFFSWTVIAFAGGFFAGGTALAAAGGAGAFAAFAWSLPGRLAGAYAWAGRELLAGLGLLLGRGGMFG, encoded by the coding sequence ATGAGGAAGATCCTGCTCCGGCCCCTCGCGTGGATGGGGGGCCTCCTGCTCCTGCCCGCCTGTTGGGCGCTGGCGGAGGCGCTCGCGGCGGCGGCGCCCGGGGCCTTCCTCCACCGGGGAGGCGGGGAGCCGGGCTTCCTCCTCTCCCCCGGGGGCTGGGCCTTCCTCGCCGGGGCGCTCGCCTACCTCGCCTGGCACCGCCTGCGGCCGCCCGAGTTCCTCTACACCTTCGCGCACGAGTTCACCCACTTGGCCTTCGCCCTTCTCATGGGGAAGAAGGTGAGCCGCTTCGAGGTCTCCCGCGCGGACGGGAAGGTGGCCCTGAGCGGGACGAACTTCCTCATCACCCTGGCGCCGTACTTTTTCCCGCTGCTGGCCGCGCTGGCGCTGGCCGCGGGCGCCCTGGCGGGGCGCGTGGCCGGGTCGCCCTGGGTGGACCGGGCCACGGCCTTCGCGGTGGGCCTCGCCTTGAGCTTCCACTTGACGATGACCCTGCGGGTGCTGCGCTCGGCCCAGCCCGACATCGCCCGCGGCGGGCGCTTCTTCTCGTGGACGGTGATCGCCTTCGCGGGCGGGTTCTTCGCGGGCGGGACGGCGCTCGCGGCGGCGGGGGGCGCGGGGGCGTTCGCCGCCTTCGCGTGGAGCCTCCCCGGCCGGCTGGCCGGGGCCTACGCCTGGGCCGGGAGAGAGCTGCTGGCGGGCCTCGGGCTGCTCCTGGGGCGCGGGGGGATGTTCGGATGA
- a CDS encoding SRPBCC domain-containing protein — protein MSIPQTQPLHTLRLTRVFNAPRERVWRAWTDPEQIKHWWGPKGFTAPSIEMDLRPGGRYRIAMRPPEGEIFHLNGVFQEVLPPERLVYTFQWEKPGWDYPETLVTAEFRDLGGRTELVLIHERFPEEKMRNDHEGGWTGTLDRLAELLG, from the coding sequence ATGTCCATCCCCCAGACCCAGCCCCTCCACACCCTGCGCCTCACCCGCGTCTTCAACGCCCCCCGCGAGCGGGTCTGGCGCGCCTGGACCGACCCGGAGCAGATAAAGCACTGGTGGGGGCCCAAGGGCTTCACCGCCCCCAGCATCGAGATGGACCTCCGGCCGGGCGGCCGCTACCGAATCGCCATGCGCCCGCCCGAGGGGGAAATTTTTCACCTGAACGGGGTCTTCCAGGAGGTCCTCCCGCCCGAGCGGCTGGTCTACACCTTCCAGTGGGAGAAGCCCGGCTGGGACTACCCCGAGACCCTGGTGACGGCCGAGTTCCGGGACCTGGGCGGCCGGACCGAGCTCGTCCTCATCCACGAGCGGTTCCCCGAGGAGAAGATGCGGAACGATCACGAGGGCGGCTGGACGGGCACCCTCGACCGCCTGGCGGAGCTGCTGGGCTGA
- a CDS encoding thioredoxin family protein produces the protein MKTIETAAHRAVSREAWLEARRALLDKEKDLTRRRDELSRRRRELPWVRVDKNYIFDAPDGKKSLADLFGGKSQIMIYHFMFGPDWEEGCRSCSFLSDHIDGANRHLPHRGVRLLAASRAPLAKIERFKKRMGWRFEWVSSLGSDFNFDYGVSFAKEDVAKDQVNYNYAVSTAHGSEELPGLSAFYKDPAGAVFHTYSAYARGLDMLIGAYNFLDLAPMGRDEEGFSFTMEWVRHHDRYGA, from the coding sequence ATGAAAACGATCGAGACGGCGGCGCACAGGGCCGTGTCGCGGGAGGCGTGGCTCGAAGCGCGCAGGGCGCTCCTGGACAAGGAGAAGGATTTGACCCGCCGGCGCGACGAATTGAGCCGGCGGAGGCGCGAGCTGCCCTGGGTCAGGGTGGACAAGAATTACATCTTCGACGCGCCGGATGGGAAGAAATCCCTGGCCGATCTCTTCGGGGGCAAGAGCCAGATCATGATCTACCACTTCATGTTCGGGCCGGACTGGGAGGAGGGCTGCCGCAGCTGCTCGTTCCTGTCCGATCATATCGACGGCGCCAACCGGCACCTCCCGCACCGCGGCGTGCGCCTGCTGGCGGCCTCCCGCGCCCCCCTGGCCAAGATCGAGAGGTTCAAGAAACGCATGGGCTGGCGCTTCGAGTGGGTTTCATCCCTCGGCAGCGACTTCAACTTCGACTACGGCGTGTCGTTCGCGAAAGAAGATGTGGCGAAGGACCAGGTGAACTACAACTACGCGGTCTCGACCGCGCACGGCAGCGAGGAACTCCCCGGGCTGAGCGCGTTCTATAAGGACCCGGCCGGCGCCGTCTTCCATACCTATTCCGCCTACGCGCGCGGGCTCGACATGCTCATCGGCGCGTACAACTTCCTCGACCTGGCGCCGATGGGCCGGGACGAGGAGGGCTTTTCTTTCACCATGGAGTGGGTGCGTCACCACGACCGGTACGGAGCGTAG